ACCTTCCGTTACCTTAATTTCCTTAACAATTTGGTCAATAGTTTCTGAAATAAGGTCTCCTTCTAACACCGTGTATTTGTACGTTAACGATACTTCGTCCACTATGTCTAGCCTGTGCACTATAGTTTTCGATTCCCCTCCtgcaaaaatttaatatatattaagaatACAACACAACTTGTCCGTATTCtaacattttatcaaaaaaatcaatgtgttttcttaaatataaaattgaaatatgtatcaataaatattatattatctatttatttttgtttgttgttttttttttctttttagaatttggttggagttgtttaaaattgaaaaattaaacctttAAGAAAGAATGCGTGAGAAAACAAATgcaattttaacctttttttttttttttaagaaatataatattttcctaatataaaagaaagaaaggccAATCTGAAACCACTTGATGGTTCTTGTTCCGGAGCGAAGGCAGAACCGTAGCGTAGTGAACAATCAACTACCTCATAATCAAGGCCTTTCATTCATTAAGAATGCTCTAATGATGCGTTAAGAATTGATGTGATAACCATTATTTGactcttttctaataaaagaaatttgttttcttatactcttaaactaattaaatttgttgtaaatAAACCACAAACAACACTCGTATAGTTAATAAAACATGATATGCACaacctttcaattttagtATCCAatacaattctttttatataaaaaaacgtTCAAACCAAGTGATTAATAACTGAGAAACACAGTTTTAAAAAGCTGTAAACTAcgagaaaaataccaaaaataattaagatggTAAATATAAGACGAATTACCATGACTGAAGGTGATCTTCTTGATAGTTCCAGGGCCACCATCTCCTCCAACAATTTCAGTTTGAGGATGACTTGGGATAATCTTAGAGTAAAGGTTGTCAGCATCAAGAATAAATGCCTTAAATAATTTAGCTGGAGGAACCACTGAGGTTACTTCGTTTTCGTATGTGAAAATACCCATATTGCTATACCACAACTATGTAACTTAGCAAAAACTCTGTTTATTGCTTATAAAGGCTTTGGGTATGAGCTTGGTGATTAAGCCTAATGAATACATGCTCTATTTATAGTTGGAAAAATGAAGCCTTTTTTGCAATTTCCCTCTta
This DNA window, taken from Cucumis sativus cultivar 9930 chromosome 6, Cucumber_9930_V3, whole genome shotgun sequence, encodes the following:
- the LOC101213949 gene encoding major allergen Pru ar 1, with product MGIFTYENEVTSVVPPAKLFKAFILDADNLYSKIIPSHPQTEIVGGDGGPGTIKKITFSHGGESKTIVHRLDIVDEVSLTYKYTVLEGDLISETIDQIVKEIKVTEGPDGGSILKSTSIYHTKEGNQLDEGKLKIGEEKGLALFKAAEAYLLANPAEYN